A stretch of DNA from Maridesulfovibrio sp.:
ATCCGCATCGGCAAGTGCCCGGCATTCAAACGAAATATTTTTGATGTCCCGATAGTATCTTTTTGCCACTTTGATCAGGTTTTCCGAATAATCGAATCCCGTAATCCTTTTGCAGAAAGGAGACATAAAAGCGCAGATCATCCCGTTTGAGCATCCCAGGTCGAGAATGGAGTCTTCCGGGCATACCTTCAGGGCAGCATTGATCTCGCCGAGATAAATGGTCAGGTCGCTGAACCTGAAGCCGTTTCTTCCGAGCATGGCGAAATCATTGTCGGCAGACGCAATGCTTTCCCATTCCTTTTTCCAGTAATCACTCATAATGCACCCAGTTTTTCCTCAGGTGGTCATTGATTTCCGAAGGTGCCATATTGGCGATCATGTCTAGTATTGAAAGTCCTTCGACGAATTCCTTGCTGTTGTGCTGGACATAGGGCGTTTGCCTGTATGCCATGTACCGCAGGTTGATTCCGTTCTTGGCGAACAGTGTCTCATCCATATAATTTTTGCCGCCGGTCCCGCAAATATACTCATCGCCGTCAAGAAACCGGACGATTTTCACAAGGCGGTCTGTCGGAGAATCCACCTTGAATTCGGGCAATTGCTCCTCTTTTGTCAGAGTTGTTCCAATTCCGAGATAGCGGCAGATCAGTTCAACATTGCGTATGGCTATTTCGGAGAGGCTGTTGCTTTTAATTTCAAGGCTTTCAGCCATTAGTTCCATCAGTTGCTCATGAAAAGGATACTTTTTGTAATTATTGTCTATTGATTTTATATGCTTGATTCTCCATTTGTTGTCGAGAACCTCTTTTCTGCCGATAGGCGTGTCAAGCGGACTTTTCTTTACAGGGATGGTCAGGTGTGCCGCTTTTCCTGAAATCATTATTGTGTTGCGGTTTATTATGGAATTTTTCTGGTATTGCGCATTCTCAAGGAATACGAAACGGTCACTGCTAAGTATTTTGGCAAAATAACCGGGCCAGGGAATATACTGCGGCTGATGGATGGAAATTTTCATAGAACACCCTTGTCCCGCAGGATGGAATGGGTTTTCCTGTTGAATGGAAGCGATTTGTAAGTTTGTAGTGACATGGCGTTTTTCAGGTTGATTTTCATCTCTTTTGCCAGGTTCGGCTGGGCGGAATCCCGGCTGTCCATTTCAATATTCTTTTTCAGAAGTTCTTTTTCCAGTTTCGCGGTATCGGAAAATGTTATGGCCCTGAACAGCCCTTCTGAACCGCTGTTTTCAATTGTGACGAACTGCCGGTAAAAATCGAGCAGAGTTTTTTTGAACTCCTGGCGTTCAGCATGATTTTCAAGCTGTGAAAGGATCAGTGCCTGTATCATGCCGGAAACGTGAATATTGAACGGTATTCCCGATTCAGACCACTCGGCATAGGCCGGATTCACAACCTGACCGGCAGTTGCCAGGAATCCCCCGTTTCCTCCCGGTAGAGGCTTGGTGGAACCGAAAGAGCCGATAACGTAGTCGCTGAAAGCGCCGATTTTTTTCCGGCCTTCGTGCTGTGATCCGAAAGAAGATGAATAATCGCAAACAACAGGGATATCGCTATGCTCCTTCAGGAGTTTGAATTGCTCCACCTCAATCAGCGCACCGAACATGTGGGTTGCGATAATCGCTTTTGTGCGGGATGTTATGCTGGCGGAAATCGTCTCAGCCGAGGCCCGGAGGTCTTTCGCGCTTCTGATATCGCAAAGGACCGGGGTTCCTCCCAGAAATGTTATGGTATGGTAAACCGACCAGCAGTTTACTGCTGAAATAATTACCTCGTCCCCTTTCTCAATCCCGATATCCTTCAGCGCAAGGAGAAGCGCGATGCTCCCGGACGGAGTCGTTACAACGCATTCCTGTTGCACATACTGCCGGAGTTCATGACAAATCCTGGTTTCATATGAGCTGTTGAATCCGATGAATTCGTCTTTAAAGCACCTGGCAACCGCGGCTGCGTCCTCACTTCGCAGGTCCGGCCATGAGTGCGGAAGAATTGTCCGTGATTCCGCTGACATAATTCTACCCAATTATTTCCTTAACGAGCATGAACGATTCCGCATAGATGCAGTTGCATGCCCCTCCGCGAAAGCGGGCTTGCGCACGGATATTTCCTTCGCTTCGCGGAAAGGGAGGTTCTCCTGTTTCCGAATTGAAAATCTTCATTATTTCGCATTTGCGGTCCATGTGTCTGGTTACGTCCGCAAACACGTTGGGGATAAATCCCCCCAGTCCGATTGGCGCGGCGTATTCGGTTTCAGACGGGACTTCCATGCAGAGAATTTTTTTTATGAACGGATATCTGAAATTTTTTGTGCAGCTCATGGCCGCCTCGAATGCAATCCTGTGGTCGGAGTGCACATCGTTATAGAATGGTAGATAGACGATGTTCGGTTCAACTTCGGAAATCACGGAACAGATGCCGGATATGATTTTCCCCAGCGGAAGTTCGTCAAGACAGGATGTGGGCAGGTCAAGATTATGGACGGTATCGAATCCGTATGCCTCTGCAACGGATTTTATTTCCAGGGCACGCGCATCCATCTGCGGTCTTGAATATCCGAGTTCCTCGCGCATTCCGGTCAGTATTAGCCAGTGGATTTCATCACCTGCTTCCTTGTGCGCGAGAAGACTGCCTCCGCAGCCCAGAGTCTCGTCGTCCGGATGGACGGCAACTGCAAGGATTTTGTTCATGAAAAAATCTCCGCTTTGCCGCAATCTTGTTGTTGTTGTTCGTATTTTTTCAAGTCGGTTACAGGGGAAATAGTTCCATTTTCAACAAGATAGACTTTGTCACAAGATTTAATAGTTGAAAGTCTGTGGGCGATTATAATTATTGTCGTGTTTGAGTTCAATCCATACAGGTGGCTCATTATTTTTGATTCAGTAGCAGTATCTAGTGCTGATGTCGCTTCATCAAGAACTAGAATCGGAGGGTTACCGTACAATGCTCTGGCTATGGCAATACGCTGTTTTTGCCCTCCGGAAAGCAATTCTCCATTCTCGCCGACCGGAGTTTTTGTTCCTTCCTTGGAGTCGAGGAAATTTTTTAAGTTTGCCTTCTCAAGAGCTTCAATAACTTTGTTTTCGTCATATCTTCTTCCAAAAGCCACGTTTTCGCCTACAGTCGAATCAAAAAGAAACATGCTTTGTGGTATGTAGCCTACAAGGCTTCTCCAGCTTTTTAGGTTATCCGTTGTCAACTTCGTCCCGTCAATGAATATAGAACCCTTAAAATTTGAATACATGCCTATGAGAATGTCGGCGATTGTGCTTTTCCCGGCTCCGCTGGGGCCTATTAAAGCAACTCGCTCTCCTTTTTTAATAGCTAAGCTAATATCACTGAGTACCGGATGATCGTCATAGGCAAAAGAAAGATTGGAAAATTTTATTTCAGATTTAAAAGACAGTTGTTTGTTCCCATATTCCTCAATAGGACGATTCAAGTCATCAAAAATCAAATTCAGACTTACGTTGTTAAGTCGCATAGTGTTGTAGCTGGCCATAACCCTGTTAACAGATGGCAATAGGCGGTACAACGCAATTGCAAACATTGAAATTGTCGGAATTACCGATTCAGGATTTCCTTTAGAATAAATTACGTACATAATTATGCAAATTAGTATTGAAAAGCCGACACTCTCAAAGGCTAGGCGCGGTATGTGAGATATTGTTGCTGTTATAACTGAGCTTTCCATATAATGTTTGCCAGAAATGTTGAAATTTTCTTCAATGATGTTTTCACTTGAAGTTAGCTTAATTATTTTTAAGTTTTTTAACCCTTCAGAGATACTTTTATAATATCCTTTTAAATAAAAATGTATTTTTTCTCCTTCATAAGCCATTTTTTTGCTTATTGTTTTGAGAAATATTAATGCTTTAAAAGCAATAAATAAACTTAGAGCTAATGTTATTTTATAGTCTACTGTCATTAATGCTAAATATATGAAAGCAATGATGAACAATTCTGATATAAGGAGCATCATTGCTCCGTAGTATGAGGCTATTTGTTGCCTTTCAATGACTAGTTTTTTTGTTAATTCTGTTGTGTCCTGCTTTATAAAATCTATGTAGCATAGCCTAATGTATCTATCAAATAATTTTACGGCTATGTTTTGCGCAATTCCTTGTGTAAAACGCGACGTAATATACATGTAAAAAAGAGATACGCCATTTTTAAAAAAGTAAAAGAAAACAAGGCACGAACCAACTACAAGCACAAATTGCTGTGGAGAAGTGAAGGGGAATGTGTTGTAGATTTTGTTGATCCATTCATTTTTTTCTATTAAAGAAAAGTTGCTTGCAACTGAAATGAAGGGCATTATTGAGGAAATTCCGACAGTCTCCATGATTGATATAAAAATAGAGAAACAAGCCAAGAGGCAAAGCTGGCGTTTTTGTATCGCAGATAGCAGAGCCATTGTTTTTGCACGAGTACTAGTGCTTTTTGCGTCAGCCATGAATCCTACTCACCGATTTCATAGTCGTTCACATACCAGTCGACGGTTTTTCTGAGTCCGTCTTCAAGCGTTGTTTCCGGCTCGTAGCCGAGGATTTTTCCGGACTTGGAGACATCAGAAAGGCGGTCCTTTACCGCGTCCCAGTTGCGCCTTTCCTTGAAGACTATTTCGGATGATGACTCTGTGTAATCTATGATCATTCTGGCCAGGTCGATGATTCTGGTCGGTTTGCCGGTCCCTCCGTTGAATACGTCTCCGTCCGTGACTTCCGAAAGGGCGGCCAGGGTCAGGAGCTGGGCGGTGTTGCCTACGAAGGTGAAATCGCGGGTTTCGGTTCCGTCGCCGGTGATGAAAAGCGGTTCGCCCTTTATGGCCCGCACGATGAAATTGGGGATAACGTTGCGGTACGCGCCGTGCGGTTCATAGGGCCCGTAGGTGTTGAATACCCGGATGGAGACAGCCGGGATATCGTACATGGACGAATAGTATTTAACGTAAAGCTCGGCCGTGTATTTGTTGATGGCGTACGGGGTTTCGTGAGGATAGATGTAATCCTGCTCGTTCATGATGGCAGCGTTGCCGTATACACATGACGAGGAAGTGTAGACGAATTTCTTGAGCGCTTCGTTATCCTTGGAAATTTCAAGCAGGTTCATGGTTCCGATAATATTGGCCTGAACGTCCTTGAACGGATGATCCACGGAATTCTGGTTGGCGAAATGGGCGGCCAGATGGAAAACGTAGTTCGGCTTGAACTCCTCCATTTCCTTACGGTAGGATTCCATAACCCCGATATCGGCTTTCAGGAAGACTATACGGTCGTCATCCGGAAGATAGTTTTTGTACCCCGAAGAGAGGTTGTCGATAACCATCACGGAGCCGACTCCGCCAGCGAGCATTCTTTCGATCAGGTTCAGTCCAATGGCACCGGCACCGCCGGTTACGAGCACTTTAGCATTCTTCATCTATGAGGGCCTCACGAATCCTGTCGTAGTTGTTGTTCATGTTGTAAAAATCTTTCGCCCCGTCGATGAGGGCGGAGGAGTCCGCTTTTTCCATGCGCCGGATCAGGGCCGCTATGGAAGGGACGTCCGCACTGTCTGCCACGAGAAGTTCTTTCTGGATATCCCGGATTATGTCTGTGGTGGTGGATGAAAGGGGGGTCAGCGCAGCAACCGGTTTCCCTGCACCGATATAATCGGCCAGTTTAGAAGGAAAAAACGGGGAATTTTTCAGCGGAGCATCAATGACCATAAGGATGTCCGCTTTGGACAGAACGTCAATTGATTGCAGGTACGGCACCGGTTCGAAAATTTTGATCAGGTCCGGACATTTTTCTTCCGCCAGTCTGCGTTCATCGTCTTTCATGCGTCCGTAAAAATGAAATTCAAGATTCGCAGGACGAACCTTGTCCACGGCCTCGATAAACGGAGCTATGGAGCGCAGTCCGTATATGTTCCCGGTGTGGGCCACGATCTTTTTTTCAGGCGTGTGCTGTCTGCGGGTGTAGAGGTCCGGATCAAATACGTGGGGCAGAACCGCTATCTTATCTTTTGCGGCACCAAGTCCTTTTATGAGAAGATCTTTGGTTTTTTCCGAGGTGACAGTTATCCTGTCGGCACGTGAGATGACCGCTTTTTCGTAAAGCTTGTTGATGCCGCGCTGCAGACCGGTGCGATATGAAATGTACGGGTTCAGCGTCCAGGGGTCCGAGAAATGCGCGGTCCAGTGCATATCGCGATCGGTTTCTTTGACGGCCAGTCCCGCAAGATGGTTCACCAGCGGCGTGGAATGGGTGTACAGGGCGTCAATCTTAAATTCTTTGATAAGTTTGATCGCCGTGGTCGCTGCGGGAAATTTCCACCAGAATTTGCGGTCGGTAATTTCAAGTCCGCCGCAGAGATAATGCAGCCATTTTTCCCCCGGAATTCTGTTGATGCGGTGGACAGTCAGGTTTTCGTGATCCCTGCCCAGTTCCGGGTCCATAAATTCGAAATCAGGATTTTCACAGGCTGTGAGTACGTGCACCCGGTGTCCGTTGCGGGCCAAGGCCAATGCTCTGCGCTGAACCTGAATGGACTCGGGGGAAAGTATCGGTGGAAAATCGTACGCTATGAAAAGGATTGACTTTTTCATTCTATGCAGATCGATTTTGCATTATTTGTTTGTAAAGTTCAGCGTAACGCAATTCTGTTTGCTGCGGATTCCAGTGTTTGTGCGAGTATTTGAGGGCTTTTTTCCCCAGATCTTCGCGGTAATCCATGTTTGCCAGCCTTTTGATTGCCATGGAGTACCCTTCAAAAGAATTGTTTACAAGCTCCATCCAGCCGTCTTCGAATTCAGGCACCTGATTTTCCATCCGTTTGTTTACCACTACAGGCAGGCCGCACAGGGATGCTTCCAGTACGGTTTTGGGGATTCCATCGTAGTCGCTGTGGATGGCGAATACGTCAAAATCTGGGCTCATCTCGCAGAGTTTTTCATTGCTGATGGATTGGATGAAGGTGACCTTACCCGGGCCTTGTGCTTGTTCTGCCCTGTCCATAAGTGCCGGCCGTAAGGGACCGTTGCCAACAACTGTAAGGTGAGCGCCCTCAGCAATTGCTGCATCTATAAGATATTCCGGGTTCTTGCCCGGAATAAGCCGACCTACGGATAATATTTTTAAAGCTGTGTCAGCCGTGTAATCGGATTTAATCCTGATTTTATCTGGTGTGACAGTGTTGTATATGGTTTCGTAATTTTTAGGATTGCGTCGATTTACGTATGGAATCAGTGACTTATACACGCCGACTACATAATCTGCATTTTTGAGGGTTACATTCTCAACCGACGCGGTGAAATGATAGTAGAGAAAATTTTTCCAACCGAAACTCAGGTTGCTTCGGTTTTCGTCCGGATGCGTATGCAGGGAAACAATGTAGGGAATCCCAAGCTCTTTTTTTATTTCCGATGCAATAAATCCGTTAATGTAATTACCGTAACAACGGATGACATCCGGTTTTATTTTTTTGGCAAGCTCAACTCCTCCGGCAGCCCAGCCCTTGAGCAGGGCCGGGCGCCAGAAGAGTGATGTTATGAGCAGCTTTTTGGATGCGGGCAGATTGTGGATGTATAATCTGGCATCGCCCGCCATTTTTTGGAGTTTTTCAGGGGTTGGACTGTCTTCATTGGTCATCAATATATGCACTTCATCAAACTCCCCGCCCGGGTTGTAGTAGCGGGAAGTCATCTCGCCCTTGTTTTCAAGGTGAGAGAGTCTGTCTGTGATGATATTCAAGAGGACTTTGCCCATTAATTCCGCCTTTATGACTGCTTGCACAGAGAAAGTTTTCCATCTTTCTCTTCATATTTACTGTTGCAACGGACGCATTCAAGGGACTGTGGCAGAATTTCTCCGCACTGGCAGGCCCAGCCGATTCTTTTTGCTGGAGATCCGACCATGAGGGCATAGTCCTGAACATCTTTGGTTACAACGGAACCGGCCCCTATAAGAGCGTAGTTTCCTACTGTGTTGCCGCAAACAATTGTGCAGTTGGCCCCGAGTGTTGCGCCTTTTTTTATCAGAGTTTCACGCACTTCATTCATACGTGCTACGTGTGCGCGGGGATTGTATACATTGGTGAAAACCATGGATGGCCCACAGAAGACGTCGTCTTCAAGAGTTACACCTTTATATACGGAAACGTTGTTCTGGATCTTGCAGCCGTTACCTATTTTGACGTTCGGACCGGCTACGACATTCTGGCCGAGGTTGCAGTTGGTGCCGATGGTCGTGCCGCCAAGGACATGGGAGAAATGCCAGATTTTGGTCCCCTCGCCTATCTCCACGTTCTGGTCGACTATGGCTGTTTCGTGAACCATCACAGAAGGCTTGCCTTCTTTTTGGGTCAGGGTGACTTCGCAGCCGTTTTTGTTGAGTGAAGCCTGGGCTCCATTCAGGACCTTAAGTACACGCAGGCCTTCGGCTCCATCTGTTCTGGGGTGTGTTCCTGAACCTATGCATTCAAGGAAATGTTTGCATTCCAGAAAAAGAGGTTCATCCTGAGGGATTGTAACTTTTTCCGCTTCAGCTTTGCTCGGCACCGGTATGTTGTTTTCCCATTCCACCTTGTGTGGGTAGAGCAGGAGCTTTTCATCCCAGGGCAGGGTATCGTCAAAGACGGCCATTTTTTTGTCCCCGACAACAACCAGTTTCTGCTCCTTGAAAGGGTGCAGCCATGAAACGAAAATGTGCGCCTTGATTCCGCTGGGGAATTCAAGATGCGTAGTGGTAACATCCGCAATGTGCTTGTGCAGATAGTTCCCGCCGGTTGCGATTACTTTTTCAGGCTCTTCCCCTGCCAGAGCAAGAATCATGGATATATCATGCGGTGCAAATGACCACAGGATATTCTCTTCTCTTCTGATCTTGCCGAGGTTGAGCCTGTTGGAATAAATATAGTTGATACGGCCAAGTTCTCCAGAATGGACCATTTCACGCAGTTTTACGAAAATGGGGTGATACTGGAGCAGGTGACCGACCATTAGTATAAGATTATTTTTTTGAGCAATACCGATAAGCTCTTCGGCATCCTTTTCGCTTAATACCAACGGCTTTTCCACGTATACGTGTTTGCCTGCAAGCAAGGCTTCTTTTGCGAGATTGAAATGTGTTTCGGCCGGGGTGGCAATTACCACCCCGTCAATTTCCTCGCTGGAAAGCACTTCGCTGTATGAAAGCACCGTTTCAATGTCCGGGTACTGTGCGCGAAAGGTGTCCAGAGTGTCCTTGTTGGTGTCGCATATCATTTTCAGCGAACCGGTCCGGGCGTAATTGCGGACAAGGTTTTTGCCCCAGTAGCCTGAACCTACGACAGCGATTTGTTTTCCGCTCATCAGGAGCCCTCCCTAGGCGTTGCGGATTGCTTCCGCAATCATTTCCTGGGTTTCTTTTTCAAGATAGGGGTGCATGGGAATGGCGAAAATACGTTTGGCTGCGTCTTCGCTTACGGGAAAATCACCGGCCTTATATCCGAGGTCTTTGAATGCGGTCTGCATGTGCAGGGGAATCGGGTAGTAGATCGGTGAGGGAACACCTTTTTCTTTTAGCGCGGCCTGGATGCGGTCACGGTGTTCGCTGTCCGTGGCCATCGGGCAGTACTGAGCCCATACAGATCTATATCCTTCCGGAATGCTTGGAACAGTCAGTCCTTCAATGTCGCCGAGGAGTTCGGCATATGTTGCCGCAACCTTGTCCCTAAGTTCTACTTCTTCAGGGAAAACATCGAATTTTGCATGCAGAATGGCAGCCTGCAGGGTGTCGAGGCGACCATTTATTCCAAGGCGAACGTTGTCATATTTGTCGGGACCCTGTCCGTGAACGCGGTGAGAACGAAGACGTTTGATCAGTTCATCGTCATCGGTAAAGCACATGCCGCCATCTCCGTATCCGCCAAGAGGTTTGGCCGGGAAAAAGGATGTGCAGGTGATGTCTCCTAGCGAGCAGGCTCGTTTGCCTTTGTATTCGCCTCCGAATCCCTGAGCGCCGTCTTCGATTATGAAAAGGCCGTGTTTGTCGGCAATTGCTTTAATTGCGTCGTAATCGGCGGGAAGTCCGAAAAGGTCAACCGGAATAATTCCTTTGGGAGTCAGCCCGGCGGTCTCCGGCATGGCAACGCCATTGTCGGCACCCTTAAAAGTTTCTATTGTCTTTTCAAGCTGTTCAGGATCGATATTGAAGGTGACAGGATCAATATCAACGTAGATCGGGGTTGCGCCAAGAACGGCGATGGCTTCTGCTGTTGCGAAGAAGGTGAACGGGGTAGTGAAGACTGCATCACCCGGTTTTACGTCCAGAGCCATGAGCGCCAGGGTCAGTGCGTCCGTTCCGGATGCGCAACCCAGTGCATGCTTTGTTCCGCAGTATTCGGCAAGAGATTTTTCAAGGGCCGGAATCTCCGGGCCCATGATATAGGCTC
This window harbors:
- a CDS encoding aminotransferase class V-fold PLP-dependent enzyme translates to MSAESRTILPHSWPDLRSEDAAAVARCFKDEFIGFNSSYETRICHELRQYVQQECVVTTPSGSIALLLALKDIGIEKGDEVIISAVNCWSVYHTITFLGGTPVLCDIRSAKDLRASAETISASITSRTKAIIATHMFGALIEVEQFKLLKEHSDIPVVCDYSSSFGSQHEGRKKIGAFSDYVIGSFGSTKPLPGGNGGFLATAGQVVNPAYAEWSESGIPFNIHVSGMIQALILSQLENHAERQEFKKTLLDFYRQFVTIENSGSEGLFRAITFSDTAKLEKELLKKNIEMDSRDSAQPNLAKEMKINLKNAMSLQTYKSLPFNRKTHSILRDKGVL
- a CDS encoding glycosyltransferase family 4 protein → MKKSILFIAYDFPPILSPESIQVQRRALALARNGHRVHVLTACENPDFEFMDPELGRDHENLTVHRINRIPGEKWLHYLCGGLEITDRKFWWKFPAATTAIKLIKEFKIDALYTHSTPLVNHLAGLAVKETDRDMHWTAHFSDPWTLNPYISYRTGLQRGINKLYEKAVISRADRITVTSEKTKDLLIKGLGAAKDKIAVLPHVFDPDLYTRRQHTPEKKIVAHTGNIYGLRSIAPFIEAVDKVRPANLEFHFYGRMKDDERRLAEEKCPDLIKIFEPVPYLQSIDVLSKADILMVIDAPLKNSPFFPSKLADYIGAGKPVAALTPLSSTTTDIIRDIQKELLVADSADVPSIAALIRRMEKADSSALIDGAKDFYNMNNNYDRIREALIDEEC
- a CDS encoding WbqC family protein — encoded protein: MKISIHQPQYIPWPGYFAKILSSDRFVFLENAQYQKNSIINRNTIMISGKAAHLTIPVKKSPLDTPIGRKEVLDNKWRIKHIKSIDNNYKKYPFHEQLMELMAESLEIKSNSLSEIAIRNVELICRYLGIGTTLTKEEQLPEFKVDSPTDRLVKIVRFLDGDEYICGTGGKNYMDETLFAKNGINLRYMAYRQTPYVQHNSKEFVEGLSILDMIANMAPSEINDHLRKNWVHYE
- a CDS encoding NAD-dependent epimerase/dehydratase family protein, whose product is MKNAKVLVTGGAGAIGLNLIERMLAGGVGSVMVIDNLSSGYKNYLPDDDRIVFLKADIGVMESYRKEMEEFKPNYVFHLAAHFANQNSVDHPFKDVQANIIGTMNLLEISKDNEALKKFVYTSSSCVYGNAAIMNEQDYIYPHETPYAINKYTAELYVKYYSSMYDIPAVSIRVFNTYGPYEPHGAYRNVIPNFIVRAIKGEPLFITGDGTETRDFTFVGNTAQLLTLAALSEVTDGDVFNGGTGKPTRIIDLARMIIDYTESSSEIVFKERRNWDAVKDRLSDVSKSGKILGYEPETTLEDGLRKTVDWYVNDYEIGE
- a CDS encoding ATP-binding cassette domain-containing protein: MADAKSTSTRAKTMALLSAIQKRQLCLLACFSIFISIMETVGISSIMPFISVASNFSLIEKNEWINKIYNTFPFTSPQQFVLVVGSCLVFFYFFKNGVSLFYMYITSRFTQGIAQNIAVKLFDRYIRLCYIDFIKQDTTELTKKLVIERQQIASYYGAMMLLISELFIIAFIYLALMTVDYKITLALSLFIAFKALIFLKTISKKMAYEGEKIHFYLKGYYKSISEGLKNLKIIKLTSSENIIEENFNISGKHYMESSVITATISHIPRLAFESVGFSILICIIMYVIYSKGNPESVIPTISMFAIALYRLLPSVNRVMASYNTMRLNNVSLNLIFDDLNRPIEEYGNKQLSFKSEIKFSNLSFAYDDHPVLSDISLAIKKGERVALIGPSGAGKSTIADILIGMYSNFKGSIFIDGTKLTTDNLKSWRSLVGYIPQSMFLFDSTVGENVAFGRRYDENKVIEALEKANLKNFLDSKEGTKTPVGENGELLSGGQKQRIAIARALYGNPPILVLDEATSALDTATESKIMSHLYGLNSNTTIIIIAHRLSTIKSCDKVYLVENGTISPVTDLKKYEQQQQDCGKAEIFS
- a CDS encoding glycosyltransferase; amino-acid sequence: MGKVLLNIITDRLSHLENKGEMTSRYYNPGGEFDEVHILMTNEDSPTPEKLQKMAGDARLYIHNLPASKKLLITSLFWRPALLKGWAAGGVELAKKIKPDVIRCYGNYINGFIASEIKKELGIPYIVSLHTHPDENRSNLSFGWKNFLYYHFTASVENVTLKNADYVVGVYKSLIPYVNRRNPKNYETIYNTVTPDKIRIKSDYTADTALKILSVGRLIPGKNPEYLIDAAIAEGAHLTVVGNGPLRPALMDRAEQAQGPGKVTFIQSISNEKLCEMSPDFDVFAIHSDYDGIPKTVLEASLCGLPVVVNKRMENQVPEFEDGWMELVNNSFEGYSMAIKRLANMDYREDLGKKALKYSHKHWNPQQTELRYAELYKQIMQNRSA
- a CDS encoding Gfo/Idh/MocA family oxidoreductase, yielding MSGKQIAVVGSGYWGKNLVRNYARTGSLKMICDTNKDTLDTFRAQYPDIETVLSYSEVLSSEEIDGVVIATPAETHFNLAKEALLAGKHVYVEKPLVLSEKDAEELIGIAQKNNLILMVGHLLQYHPIFVKLREMVHSGELGRINYIYSNRLNLGKIRREENILWSFAPHDISMILALAGEEPEKVIATGGNYLHKHIADVTTTHLEFPSGIKAHIFVSWLHPFKEQKLVVVGDKKMAVFDDTLPWDEKLLLYPHKVEWENNIPVPSKAEAEKVTIPQDEPLFLECKHFLECIGSGTHPRTDGAEGLRVLKVLNGAQASLNKNGCEVTLTQKEGKPSVMVHETAIVDQNVEIGEGTKIWHFSHVLGGTTIGTNCNLGQNVVAGPNVKIGNGCKIQNNVSVYKGVTLEDDVFCGPSMVFTNVYNPRAHVARMNEVRETLIKKGATLGANCTIVCGNTVGNYALIGAGSVVTKDVQDYALMVGSPAKRIGWACQCGEILPQSLECVRCNSKYEEKDGKLSLCKQS
- a CDS encoding PIG-L deacetylase family protein, which codes for MNKILAVAVHPDDETLGCGGSLLAHKEAGDEIHWLILTGMREELGYSRPQMDARALEIKSVAEAYGFDTVHNLDLPTSCLDELPLGKIISGICSVISEVEPNIVYLPFYNDVHSDHRIAFEAAMSCTKNFRYPFIKKILCMEVPSETEYAAPIGLGGFIPNVFADVTRHMDRKCEIMKIFNSETGEPPFPRSEGNIRAQARFRGGACNCIYAESFMLVKEIIG
- a CDS encoding DegT/DnrJ/EryC1/StrS family aminotransferase, whose amino-acid sequence is MNIPFIDLKKQFSRIESQVRSNMDAVLEHGAYIMGPEIPALEKSLAEYCGTKHALGCASGTDALTLALMALDVKPGDAVFTTPFTFFATAEAIAVLGATPIYVDIDPVTFNIDPEQLEKTIETFKGADNGVAMPETAGLTPKGIIPVDLFGLPADYDAIKAIADKHGLFIIEDGAQGFGGEYKGKRACSLGDITCTSFFPAKPLGGYGDGGMCFTDDDELIKRLRSHRVHGQGPDKYDNVRLGINGRLDTLQAAILHAKFDVFPEEVELRDKVAATYAELLGDIEGLTVPSIPEGYRSVWAQYCPMATDSEHRDRIQAALKEKGVPSPIYYPIPLHMQTAFKDLGYKAGDFPVSEDAAKRIFAIPMHPYLEKETQEMIAEAIRNA